The Mya arenaria isolate MELC-2E11 chromosome 16, ASM2691426v1 genome includes a window with the following:
- the LOC128221205 gene encoding uncharacterized protein LOC128221205: MACSLCANRTRVLNVSQLEKGQHISMPGKYGKLYEHHAIVIDVKSTSGTQVLLELIHFRRDEKDKIIKITKNEQTYDLGFNQLYITQYGHRRHSRKDIVKRADTIMCDYKQSKFKKYNFLQLNCEHFATWCVNGKEECFQVQKCLDFLVKVTTAVFGGSSRVVRALLKLLIMSTDKLAAFLSYAVPEISIGANACVYLLYCIANTIYVYWNYRTKNVCRACLKRKLKEMWLNFGVFVGLAALQFVIYTFALSSIGPIIGNPLIAVVVLLFIALQVAVIKIIRVLRNPFQVKKRKIKTPLQLRVADIVAFRYYGLEHVAIISDITDVNEGSRSARVKCIHYGLRHLFAKREIVDEDFEMNLAVSSWHVYDVNGPHTYSRDERLSRARKRVGEKRWKITNRSDFLCHWATIKTTNEDDIFSEVHTDEKLPAGKKAITNTRNDNEENMPVDLLNTTPVCIAEELRLGDVVTFKNEKGILVKKKTTDDQQKEVLIYLIIPEYPIVKRIKYTVDLNTNDIYVLHYHPARCIPMQERVKRALFLEKKNVCPFMPVMHS; this comes from the coding sequence atggcaTGTTCACTTTGTGCTAATCGTACTCGTGTTTTGAACGTATCTCAGTTAGAGAAGGGACAACACATTTCAATGCCAGGTAAATATGGAAAGCTTTATGAGCACCATGCAATCGTAATCGACGTAAAAAGTACGTCAGGAACACAAGTTTTACTGGAGCTGATACATTTTCGCAGAGACGAGAaagataaaatcattaaaattaccAAAAATGAGCAAACATATGACCTTGGATTTAATCAACTTTATATCACACAATATGGGCATCGCAGACATTCAAGGAAGGATATTGTTAAACGCGCAGATACAATTATGTGTGATTACAAACAATCTAAGTTTAAGAAATACAACTTTTTGCAATTAAACTGTGAACATTTTGCAACTTGGTGTGTAAACGGTAAAGAAGAAtgttttcaagttcaaaaatgtTTAGACTTTCTTGTCAAAGTTACCACAGCAGTCTTTGGCGGTAGTAGTCGAGTGGTTAGGGCGCTTTTAAAACTGCTAATCATGAGTACGGATAAACTAGCGGCGTTTTTGTCTTACGCTGTTCCAGAAATTAGTATTGGGGCAAATGCGTGTGTTTActtgttgtattgtattgcaaatACAATATACGTATACTGGAACTACAGGACAAAAAATGTATGTAGGGCTTGTTTGAAAAGGAAATTGAAAGAGATGTGGTTAAACTTTGGAGTTTTTGTTGGATTAGCTGCTTTACAATTTGTGATTTACACTtttgcattgtcatccattgGACCTATAATAGGAAATCCGTTGATTGCCGTTgtagttttgttgtttattgCGTTGCAAGTTGCTGTAATAAAGATAATACGCGTCCTTAGAAATCCATTTCAAGTGAAGAAAAGGAAAATTAAAACGCCCTTGCAGCTTAGAGTTGCAGACATAGTGGCCTTCAGATATTATGGACTAGAGCATGTCGCAATTATTTCGGATATTACGGATGTAAACGAAGGATCACGGTCAGCAAGAGTCAAATGCATCCATTATGGTCTTCGCCATTTGTTTGCGAAGAGAGAAATTGTTGACGAAGACTTTGAAATGAATCTTGCAGTTTCATCATGGCATGTATATGACGTAAATGGCCCACATACTTATTCAAGGGACGAAAGGCTAAGTCGTGCCAGAAAAAGGGTCGGTGAAAAAAGATGGAAAATCACAAATAGATCAGACTTTTTATGCCACTGGGCAACAATTAAAACTACAAATGAAGATGACATTTTTTCGGAGGTCCACACTGATGAAAAGCTACCCGCAGGAAAGAAAGCAATTACAAACACTCGCAACGATAACGAGGAGAACATGCCAGTTGATCTGTTGAACACAACACCCGTGTGCATAGCTGAAGAGCTGAGATTAGGTGATGTTGTAACTTTTAAAAACGAAAAGGGTATACTGGTTAAGAAGAAAACGACAGATGATCAACAAAAAGAAGTGTTAATATATCTGATCATTCCTGAATACCCAATTGTAAAACGAATAAAATACACCGTAGACTTGAAcacaaatgatatatatgtgTTGCATTACCACCCAGCCCGTTGCATTCCAATGCAAGAGCGTGTGAAACGGGCATtgtttctggaaaaaaaaaacgtgtgcCCTTTTATGCCAGTAATGCACTCATAA